The DNA sequence tggttggattacatgacAATGCTCTtcccgaacttagttaaataaacttgatttaaGCAAAATGTGGGCATTTGAATACTAAGAAATGTTAGAATTCACTGAAAATGTCATGCTggtaatattatttaaaataaaaatgtaactaaatattttaatatttttaaattttaagaTACGTCTGTGcaggttgttttcagtttggatagctcttaaatttattttagtctaggactagtttaatccctgtccggaaaaccgccccaaacaatgttttttataGGATAAGCCAAACTTCGAGAAAAGTTGTTGCACATCTTACATTTAGCTTAAGGTTTGATTTTCTTTAATCACCTTGATATGATAGACAGATGTATGAGCGTATCAAAATCATCAAAAGTTTTTTACAAGACATTGTGGTACAGTGTTGCATAACTCacaaatattattattcataaaTTGTTTCTTGAAGTCTTCAAGTTTTTTCCTGTCCTGTTTTTGGCAGTTTATAGACATACGGGACAAATTTCGATTCACAGACTGATCCATAGTATTAAAtggcagtttttaaaaataagagaAAATCAATTCCATAGGAATTTCTTCAGACAGATCTGTGACTTGGTCCCAATGCATCGCCTGCCGGTTCAGATCCAGGGCAGGATGAATCATTGACAGATGTCTTATATTTTATGCTCGAAGATCAGACAATTTTTGAATGACTTGCTGCACAATGTCCAGTCCCTGAGCCCATCTCACGGTCTCTTCAAAGTGTAGGTTCAGTGGAACACAGTATGCCTCTTTCCTCAGTTCGGtaaactgacaaactgctaaaaCACTTGAAACTCCGACAATAAGCAGGAGAAGGAGTTTTAGGAGGAAAGAGAAGAACAAGGAGCAGATGGACCGCTTGCCTTTGGCCACAGATTCTGATTTAGTCTTTTTCCCTGTGGAGAAGTCAGTGTAATAAAACAGGTCACAATAATTCAATATTTATGAACATGAAGTATAAATTTCTATATTTGACAGACACTGGAATAATAAACATGTCTCTGTGGTGTAAACATACCTTGATTTTGAGCAGCTTTCTTCTTTTTCTCTTCCCTCTTCTTTTTCTGTTGTTCTTGTGCAGCGAGAGCAGCCATCTGAGCCTGATACTCCAGCCTCTTCTTTTCTTTCTCCTCAGCTTTCTTCTTTTTTTGTGCCTCTCTTTCTCTGGCTTCCCTTTCTCTCTGCTTAgcttcttttttcttttctagTTCTGtaaggaaataaaaatacatgtacataatttaaacaaaaagttgtgagaaaaaaatatttaggatCCAGACCTATTTCAGGATTTCAGACTTTCTTGGTTTATTGAAACTTTTTCAAGTTAAGGATAGCAGCTTGAATCATCAGGTTTTGCACAAATATGTGTTGTCCATGCCAGCTTAACTACTTGTTTTAATTTCGAGTTAGCATTAACATTTAATCAGATATgataataaagcatatttggcgtgctgtccgaggggaGGGACTCCTCTTTCTTTAACTGCTGAAAGCGAGGCAATGGGGTGGAGGAGGTATGCTGCAAAAACTATTATGGAACAGAAGTGAGGGCCggttatatgtgaccctggtctggaccacaaaaccagtcaaaatttgcatgggtatatttgtagcaatagccaaaaatagaTTGTATGGGTCAAGATTCTCGATTACTTTTATGCAAAAATCATTtggatattaaaggaatattccattttcttaaaagaaaaatccagataatccactcaccaccatgtcatccaaaatctTGATGTCTTtccttgttcagtcgagaagaaattatgttttttgaggaaaacattgcaggatttttctcattttaatggactttaatagagcccaacatttaatacttaactcaacacttaacagtttttttttcaaaggaccacaaacgatcccaaacaaggcacaagggtcccacatagcgaaacgactgtcatttatgacaagaaaaaaaaatatccacctttaaaccacaactttttgtctaggtccggtccagcgcaacctaacgcaaatgcgtagtgacgtagggaggtcacgtgttacatatatgaaacgcacatttgcggaccattgtaaacaataaactgacacaaagacatgaattagtatcagttgacatacaacaacgtaggaacggtcctctttcaacacacttgtaaacactggggcggagtttcgtgttcgtcctctgtgacctcttgacgtcatgacgtattgcgtggggtcacgctggcgcatcacgacacgatctagacgagaagttgtggtttaaaagtggatattttttatatttcttgtcaaaaatgaaaatcgtttcgctagataagaaaattgaatattcctttaagtaaagattatgttccatgaagatattttgtaaatttcttattgtaaatatataaaaatgtatttataatttagtaatatgtgttgctaaggaatATTTAGTTATGTGTTTCTTTattttggacaactttaaaggtgattttctcaatataatttttttttgcccCCTCAGatagattccagattttcaagtagttgtatcttggccaaatattgtcctcaATTTAAGAAAATTTACCTTTTTGACTGGTTTTATGGTTAAGAGTCACATATAGCGACCTCTTTACTCGAattggttggattacatgaccatgctcTTCCCGAACTTTGACTAAACTTGATATAAGCAAAACATGGGCATTtaaatactaagaaatgttAGAATTCACCTAAATTTGAATCTGAAAATGTCATGCTGgtaatatcatttaaaataaaaatgtaactaaatagaatgcaaaaacatttgagtttacttaacctcctaagacccgagctttggtttggcttgcattctAGATTTTTTCCAGCTATTtcgggttaggaagaaccaataaataaccgtatatttttctttgaacatgaagcagtgtaatgccgcgttccaggcaacctgtaacccATAAATCAcaacttcaaaaccacgactcacgactctgaactgggagtGCATCAATCTAGCATGAATTCACGGGTGGGAAGTCATgggtttgactgccgttccaTTGCACTTTCACGGGTAGAAGGTTGAAAAACCACGGGTTACAGGTTGCTGGAACGCatactcccagttcagagtcgtggttttgaagtcgtgatTTACGGGCTCaaaaacctgcctggaacgcagcataattgtccacatttgtgtacaacaggttccagttacacagaattaagtattatagTGCAAaccacaaaaaatgtgatggcCACGTATGTGAACACACCAGGTCTTTGGAGGTTAAACATTATTCACAACTGTGGCTTAAAGTCAGACTATCAGTCCCCACCTCTCTCTTTTAACAATCGACGTTCTCGCTCTCTGTCTGCTTCCTCCTGCAGGACCTTCATGTGTTGGAGAACCTAAATATAGAcaaatatatatcattttttatctTTAGGGCCTTGAGACATTAGTGATAGTTGCAAAGCATCAAGATTATTTACTCAATCACTCTCTCTGATACTTTATTATTTCACTTACCCTGGACGCACACTGTTTGCATTGTTTTTCATCTAAGCAATCCCCTGCAGTCTTGGCCAGTGTTGGTTCCAATGGGTTATCCTTTAAATCCAGCCATTTTAGACTCTACAATAAATAATTTCCTCATCATTTACTACTGACAaacatattaacataaaaataaaagtaagtcaaCGCATGGTATGTATGTTCTAATAGGTGAGATCATAGATaagtataataaaggctagatgtgttacgtctctaacgtcatcacctggcggccatcttaccacaggcagctcgctcacttgtagcattgagttttaatggtgcaggtacttttaaatgaccataacttgcttaattttctaccaattttcaaaccgtttggtttcttacaaactatattaacgtggctataattgcggatgctttaacatgtttaatgaattttttttgtataagtatgcagtgtcattggtacatctttgacgtttataacaaaccaaaccgtttaaaAATCGCTAGAAAATTAAGCAAGCCATGGTCATCCAGAAGTACATGCAGCATCAAAACACAATGCCACGAGCGAGCGATCGCCCCGTGGCAAGATGGCCCCCAAATGCgaacgttccactcaattggccagcagcccgggcgagacatctagcctttattatacatatctatggttcaGATGATACTGGTGATGCCAATGAGACTCTGTACCCACCCTGAGTTGCGAGAAGCTGACCGGAAGCATTTTTAGTTTGTTATTGTATAAATCCAGATGCTGAAGGTTACTAAGTTGTCCGAATTCTTCTGGCAAGCAGACTAGCTGGTTCTTGCTGAGGTCAATTTTGATAAGGTGAGTCAAGCTACAGAATTCAACCTGGTGGAGCAACAATAACAATGGATTTTAACAAGGTAACTTGTATATAATTGCAAATTAAAGGTAGATGTTATAAACTCATAAACATGGGAGTTGCTACTTACTGTCAGGGTTGTGAGGTTATTACAAGACAGATCCAACTTTGTTGCCTTTGGAAATGCAGCCTGCACAGAAATCAATGCTCAATTGTCAAATGCTCAAtacaaattaattgtaaattgtctTCAACATTTTTATAGACAGGGTTTATAAACACACTGGGGCTACTACAGGGGATTAAAACTTCAGTATAAATAGTGATAGCACAATCTCAGAGTAAAGTTTAATTTACAAGCTTGAAGACTTGAAAAGATTTCCTCTAACATTGCTGCTTGGTAAAAATAACTTATTGTACTGAAGACTTACCAGCTCCCTTACTGGCACCTCTGTAAGGTTACTGAGACTGAGATCAGCCTCATTGCCATCAATGTTGTCTTTAAGGTTCTCAACTTTGCCTTTACTCATGTTGATGTTTTTTACTGGATACAcaaaaatacaagaaaacataATGACTTAAACACGTCGAATAAGGCATCGCTTTGTTAAATCCCAAAAAGAATGACTGTAAGAACTTTTGACAGCTAGATGATTGGAGCAAAGTGaaagagttttcattgataaagcTGAATCCAAACATGAGCGATCTAATATTATATCTAATTGCAACGAGCCAAAGTTATTACCAGATAAGATGCTTAGAAACAATCCAGATTCCGGTGTTGTGTAAGTTAGATGAACAGAGTCCGTCCACAGATTTACCACTTACTGCGATGGATGAAAATCCACGTCATTGCTCGCGTGTGCCAGGATGAGCTGCTGACAGAGCGTCTCGTGTGTGGATGAGCGATCGTTGTGAGCGCCACCTGGCGACTGGAGGTCTCACTCAACTGCAATGCTTTTCCAAATTTAGCGacttttcagattttttttaaaagatagCTCGCGATAATCCAGCTACGTTCTGGACAAGCTTTTTTCACTCTTTTCACTATGCAACTTGCATTGAAATGTAGGTCTGGTCAACTTTCTTAGattttgcaaataataaacaaaaaaggtGATAGAATATAAAGAAAATAGCAACTACATATAATTAAGTGGAATAAAAACAGAATTTCAGATTTATGATTCAGTATTTTAgatttatgtaaatgtaaatgaaatttCCCTAATAGAATCAGTACAGTGCGAAGTATTGCTTTCTATACTCTTTGGTATTGCTGAACGTAACTGATATCTCAATGACAATTGCAGTGTGAGCACATGCGATTAAATTACACATGTAAGAACAGAAGCCATTCGCTTATCTGATATTTTGCcatatataaatgtgtgttttcaaaaatatttcaatatatcAGTTTTCTGTTGGAGATAAAAACAACGTGAGAGCTCCCTCTTTTGGTCACAAGTAGAATTTTGCAAAGTGCAACCCAACCGTCCTTACTTCTGTTGTCAGTGGCCGTCTCTCAATCGCATCGTTCGCATGTCTAGGCTGCATAGCATACGtcatcatcaagcctggttaAATGagtattacattcgcaagtcataagcatattacaagaATTTAAGATTAACTAAGAatatagtcaactt is a window from the Misgurnus anguillicaudatus chromosome 4, ASM2758022v2, whole genome shotgun sequence genome containing:
- the lrrc59 gene encoding leucine-rich repeat-containing protein 59, translating into MSKGKVENLKDNIDGNEADLSLSNLTEVPVRELAAFPKATKLDLSCNNLTTLTVEFCSLTHLIKIDLSKNQLVCLPEEFGQLSNLQHLDLYNNKLKMLPVSFSQLRSLKWLDLKDNPLEPTLAKTAGDCLDEKQCKQCASRVLQHMKVLQEEADRERERRLLKERELEKKKEAKQREREAREREAQKKKKAEEKEKKRLEYQAQMAALAAQEQQKKKREEKKKKAAQNQGKKTKSESVAKGKRSICSLFFSFLLKLLLLLIVGVSSVLAVCQFTELRKEAYCVPLNLHFEETVRWAQGLDIVQQVIQKLSDLRA